The genomic interval GTGACCGGGGCTGGGCATGGGCAGAATGGTACGCCGGGCGCCTGGGCGGAAGCAGCGAAGGGTGGTTCTGGGAGAACAAGGTCGACGAACTAACCGGCAGAGTGTACACACTTTTCACTGTTAGGGATTGATTAATACAGTAATATCCCGTAACacatgtggtggtgttgacttAGTCTCCCCCaatacccctgaacccctgagcATAAGCACCGCATAAACCATCCCCACACCAACTCAGCATCCCGATTTCACAACCAAATCCAAACAAAATGATatcaaaagaagaaaatatTAACCTTAtgtaaataaaataaaaatttatgtacaacccaaacaaaaaagaaaccGTGTCAAGAACTTTcggcaaaaagaaaaaccaagaaaaggaagaaaaaccGAAagctccccttcccccccccaacaaagTGAGATACAACATGCACGTATACCGCATTTAACGGGATACCAAGAGAACATGCTGACAACCCTCCCTTCCAGTGATGGTCCCTTTTGCACACACTCCCTGTTGTACCATGACCACAtatcacccccaaccaaccaacccaccaaccaacccaccaatcaacccaccaaccaaccagccaaTCACACCAGCCCAAACGCCGCCCTGAAGGGGAAACTTCCAATCCCAATATGCAAACAATGCAACCCGACAACTAAACTGATCCGAACAGTCCGCTCTCACACCAACCATGCCATGCTCCCCTCCGGCCATGTTCCAACCAACCATTAACGTACAACAGCATCTTTCTTGCTTGTCGTGGGCAGACGGttcatccaaccccaacagccATATCTTACAGCACCACTCCCACAGATTCTCGTAGAAGCCGAGAATATGCCTTACTCCTGCCTCCTCTTGGCAATCCTTCTAGCCTCCCTCCTGGCCTCAATGTCACCCTCAGCGAGCCACCTGCTCGCCTTGACCAGCTGGATCACGTTCACGACCTGCTTGAAGGCCATGACGGGGAAGCTCACACCAGTGATAACCCAGGGCCAGAAGCTGTCCATCTTGTtcgccctcgccatctcgAGCGCCCCGGCGCTGTAGGGGTTGGCGAAGATCATGCTGAGAATGCTGGAGTTGACCTGGGCGCCCTGATgaatggcggcggcggtcgAGGGAGGAACGGTTTCAAGAAGAGAGGGCGAGAGGAGCggggagctgaaggagaggaggtacAAGCCGACGAAGAAAGCCTCGTTCAGGAAGCaggcgatgaagaggacgTTCTGGTTAAGGAGGATAAAATGTTAGTGACGCAGTTCGTCGTAAAAGTAAGCTGGAAAGGTAAGTACCTTGTTGGTGTAGTAGAGGTTCAGGAGGAAGGAACGGGACTTGTCGACGTTCTTGTGGGAGGTGTTGCTGccgccaagggcaagggtgGCGTACATGTGCATGTCTGAAGTCGAAAGTTAGCATTGCGCTCCTAATCTAGCACCGGGGAGAAGCATAGCTCA from Podospora pseudoanserina strain CBS 124.78 chromosome 6, whole genome shotgun sequence carries:
- the pis1 gene encoding phosphatidylinositol synthase 1 (CDP-alcohol phosphatidyltransferase1) (EggNog:ENOG503NV6B; COG:I; BUSCO:EOG09264CP8), whose translation is MAGVTTRRQAAAAQQEKNTTTVNGNAAPFMEQENAPRDILDELDDDEPAENIFLFYPNLIGYARIILAVASLYYMPIHPRTCTLLYSISCLLDALDGIAARAYNQSTRFGAVLDMVTDRCTTSCLLTFLASAFPRWAILFQLLISLDLASHYMHMYATLALGGSNTSHKNVDKSRSFLLNLYYTNKNVLFIACFLNEAFFVGLYLLSFSSPLLSPSLLETVPPSTAAAIHQGAQVNSSILSMIFANPYSAGALEMARANKMDSFWPWVITGVSFPVMAFKQVVNVIQLVKASRWLAEGDIEARREARRIAKRRQE